catttcacataaattaatcaggtttatcgggtttgcagatttggatagtcgattaccaaataaatttatttcagtttgagcggtattcgtttttggactcggaatgtacccccaaattttaattcgcactacaattttcaaagatgtctacacactcctcaggtgaattcaactgatttcggctacaccgattttagaattccggttccagtatcgaatcgattctcaaagctcaatcattttctcaaaaagaccaaatcgaacttcaaaaacaaatattacaggacttaaggtcccatacaaaattggtgaattttatccgattctggaattacagatgatgagcttataaatttcatgtaaattgtttggcgtaataatttatggccattcgaatcattttgggctatgctaaatcctgaataccggctctggaagtaccacaaataatgacgaaaaactctaaagtgaaacttacttcggcatctcatggaatgttcaatcgattgtcacacgctaagattgaaattcgatatgtttttcagtttcggcattacagggtaatgagtgaatcAAATCTTAATTTGCCGttttaaacgacgataattaaaataatgtcatgagaactaaaacacctaagaatatccatgcaaaaacacatgcgtattgataaaaaaaaggtatcatctcaatgctaggtggattaatcacgttttttatttttattacgcGTTTAGCCTCGGGATGCCCAACACAGTCGAAGTATTGCAACCAAAGAAATCTGACGGTTTGGAAGTAAACCGTCAGAACGGACGAAGTATCGAAGGTCAAACGAACCAGGCATTCGAATTAACTGACGTGGAAAGCGCCCAAAGGCCGCCACCTGATTACCACAAGGACACGGCAACTAGTCAGGCAGGTGGTCATGGAGTGGATTCCGAGCATCCGACCACGTATCTAGAATCAATCATGCATATCTTCAAAGGAAACGTAGGTCCTGGGCTGTACGCTATGGGACAGGCCTTCTACAATGGAGGTATTATTGTGTCACCTATTCTGACGATATTACTCGGGATCACGTGTGTCCACAGTCAACATCTTCTGGTAGGTAGCAAGATAAGTGAATCACCAGATCCAACCGATAACACTAATACGTAACGAATTGAACTATTATATATTTGGACAGCTAAAATCCGCGGctaaaatgaaattgaaacgaCCGAATACTCATCATCTACCGGACTTTGCAGATACTGTTGAACTCTGCTTCACCCATGGTCCGCTGAGGTTTCAACGTTGGGCAGGAGTGATGCGGATAGCAGTGAATGTGTTCATTTGCATCACTCAACTGGGTTTCTGTACGGTGTATTTTGGCTTTATTAGTAATAACCTTAAACAAGTGAGTATGTTCTAACCTAATGCTTAAAATTCTACTGAATAACGACTTAATGTGCATTGCTAGATTTACGACTTCTACGGCATCCACTTGGACGTTCGATTGCACATGCTCATCATCCTTCTGCCGATTCTACTCCCATCATTAATACGAAATCTCAAGTACCTTGCCTGGTGCATGACACTTGCAAACGCATGTATGATTCTCGGAACCTGCATTACCACCTACTACGCCGTTCAGGAACTTCCCTCAATCAGTGAACGAAACTACTTTTCCAGCTGGGGTCAGCTTCCGCTTTACTTCGGGACGGCTATCTTTGCTTTCGAAGGAATAGCACTGGTGTTACCATTGCATAATGCCATGAAAAAACCATCGGACTTTGGTCGACCTCTCGGAGTATTGAACGTGGGTATGTGTGTTGTAACATTGATATTTACCTTCTTGGGTTTTGTCGGCTACTTAAAATGGGGCGACAACGTGAAGAGCAGTTTAACACTGAATTTACCGGACGATGAAGTTCTTGCCCAAAGTGTCAAAGTCATGGTGTCGTTGGGTATACTGCTGGGATACGCACTGCAATTCTTCATAGCAATACAAATTATGCTACCTACGGTGCTAAAACGGGTTAGCTGTGGTACCAATAATCCCGTGCTAGTTGAAGTAATTTTCCGGACGATGGTGGTACTGGTGACTTGTAAGTATTGTGAATGCGAAACTTCTCACAGTTCTTATATCTATTCTATCGATGTTTTAGTCACCGTTGCCGAGAGTATTCTGAACGTAGGAGCTCTGATTTCGCTGATTGGTGCCCTGTGCTCAACCTCACTGGCTTTGGTTTTTCCACCAGTTCTAGAGCTTATTTTAGGATTAGCAGATAAAGAATGCCGGGATTCTGGCCAAGCTGACGTGACGCAGAGAGCGGATAGAATTGGTTGGTTCATCTGGACCAAAAACATCTTTATCCTAGCACTTGCACTATTTATATTTGTTACTGGAACCTTCGAAAGTTTGGAGGCAATCCAACATAAGGAATGACTGAGTGATGTAAATATAGATCGAAATTCTTAACTTTCAGTTTAATTGCATGAAAGAAAGCCAACGACTTATGCTACTGCATACTACCGCAGATATGCTGATAAAATAAAAGACACTTAAAACAAGAATGTGTGATGAATGTTGTTGGTACTTGCTAGGCGAACCACTCAATTCATAGTGGGAATGCTGTAATATACATGGATATGCCCATATTAGTCTACTAATATCTATTTCCCGTTTGTCGAAATGACCATCAAGCTTTGATGAGAAAGTAACGATATTTTTTATACCATAACGATGACTGGTAAGTAATGATTCACTACAACACTACAAAACGTTTCACCTCGTTCCAGAACGACAGTTCCCAGACGTATTAAacttacacacctagaaaatccTGTGATTCTTCATcttcttagatgcacataaatggagcgtcgcagctcaagcaagtttacgtggaagaacattcaatattgtgtctaaaactccatgacatgaaattcattgaaataaaaaaaatagaatactgatagcaaccgccgctgcttgaaccaagaatcattgaaTCGCACACACGTCTGTTaaccgactgagccacagaagcatgcatctgcttggccggtaaaaggtacatttaaattcatacagtcggtgcgaagcagaacgcaagttacagtcggaaccagtaaaattcaagctcatctaacattaagtcattacaaatgaaaattttccgtcatttgacaaattaggtctttatgaattacatcgtatgacggattaggtcacctgtaacattcaatttttttggagtgtacatttccttttatttcgGTTGAATCCAATCGAAACGGAAATGATCACTTTCGCTATTAACCTACACTCAAACAAAAAATTGACGTTACTAGGCTTAGGACCCCTAAGCTACTTAGTAAAGATTGCGGGTATATCTATAAGTGTTCATCAAGCTGCTTATTGAAAACTTTACATGCAGCTCATATTTTCATAGATTGAgtatcttttttttaaattctgtttTCTAAAGCCATCATCACataaatttaacaaatcttaaaTCCCTATACCTATTAGAAGCACTGTTCTCACTCGATCTACCTTCCCAGACagaaacatgccaattttacAAGGATTACTTACCAATCATCCATATCGTTGAAACCCTAGCAACAACACTACTCATAATTCTAGTGCTTTAGCAAGAAGATCCGGTCCCGAAGTCACTGAGGAAACTGGAGCATGAAACAGAAATCAGTTCCTAACTAAAACGATTTAAAGAACACAGAAGGTTCCACAAAACGATTTCGTATATTTTGAGAGGACTGATTTACCTCAAGGATTGTAAGAAGCCAGCTTTCCTGCTGTCTGAAAAGTAATCATTCATCTTAATCCACGTGGTATGAAGTTGCAATTACTAATCTGACAATATTTCGTAGTACCCGAAAAATacttaaacaattttttcatacaccaatcgattcagctcgacgatctgagtaaatgtccgtgtatgtgtgttgtcaacaacgaggtcgagatctcagagattactggaccgattttgatcaaactagtcgcaaatgaaaggtctcttcatCACCCTGAAcgttattgaattattttgagatcggatgtttactttttcagTTTTATGCTAAGATTTTcagaacagaatatgtttttatactTTTAGCTATTCATTTAGCCATAGATTTTTGAAATCCGTCCAATTTTGACGGtattatcgaaatttttgtgtaagcgaattTTCCCactattccagtagtagaagttttACGCGCTTGTTGATgaagcgatgtttcggagcaaagtgaaacccGATTTTCGATattgttttatgcaattgtttcttagcacctaaaagaccatgcacagcaccctttttcatgacgtttcgattttagcacggttcgttttttggcaacataatcgttcgaacatgacatatgtattaaaaagatggcaaaattttcaaattcaaagcaATTTCATACTTATATTAATTTATACTGCTTTCGACAATAATTTCCGGAAGAatacaacttcttacacccttataccattcgaagaagttaaGCAAATTtatcgagataagcaaatttgcGTGTgagaaataatttcattaatttttctcggagattgcttaactgatttctataaacttagactcatatgaacagtcctatgctcccatattagggttctgaatttcatttggatccgacttctggttccgaagctacaggatgatatatgtaatgaaattgaaataatgtcactcattttgcttgtagctggctgaactgatttcgtccatctaacattcaaatgaaaggtcccacaaAAACTGCTTGCTTTTttcatcagatccgacttccgattcaggAGATACTGAGTGTTTagagtaaaaatttcacataaatttatctggTTTATCGGGTTAACAAATTTTGATAGTCGAAGACCAAATaatcttttttcagttttaacggtattcggttttcgattctGAAAGGAACCCGAAAATTTAGTTTGAAACGCAatacgatttttcaaagatggctacactgattttcaaaaatttcgaatcaaatgaaatggtttacaatcccttaggtgaatttaactgtttTCGGTTcctgaagaaaaatttcataaacaaaaattcataaaCTTTTTGGTgacttttatccgattccgacttccgattaCAGAATTGTAGGATATTGGGAAgggtaatgattttttttaaattcaaatcgtcatataatttgaaaatactcaaaaaaattcacagttgggctcaaaacaatTCGAATTTATTCATAACAATTCATCGCCAAACGAATCGCTTCGAGTCAtcaggttctggaagtaccgaaaataatgACCAAAAACTCCAACTCGTTTCGTAatttcatggaatgttcaatcgattgttacacgtttagattcaaaggaattatacaatttttcgtttcgatccgacttgcagttccgaaattacagagttCAAATtgtcacttaaaacgacggacaataaaataatatcatgaaaacttcaaacaccgaagaatatttaaGTAAAAAAACACATGAGGATCTAtacaaaaaaggtatcatctcactgctaggtgaattaagcactttttttattatttcaatttttgaagCAAAAGCCAGTAACGTCGAGCCAGTGGTCAGcagtttcgagaaaaatgctagACTCACCCCCCGAGATGTCCAAGTAAGTAAACTGGACAAGTCGTTTACAACCACACACGTCCAGAGAAACTTCAAACGCTTTCCTGGACGAGAATATTTCATAGCAACTGgaagaaaaaaattgacagGGATTTTCAAACAcattacactcttagaaaaaaataaatgactgAATGTTACATCTATtaaaaagaaaacatatatgttatattTGTTTTGATGTTAAATTCCGGCTAAATTAGCTGTGAAATTAAAATTGCAAGTTTAAGTGTACACTGATCTCTCTATACGCGAGGGATACGTACCGTGTAAAAAAACAGCACAGAAAAAAccatgtaacttcggaaattcgtgtaAAATAAAcctcaaaactgaagaaaaaaaaatttgatgccaaatataaaagatgcaatggttctggtgtaaactcaaaaaaaagtttttgaaagaattgaCTTTGAGATTtctagatttccgaaatcgaaaaaaaaaagtttatgccgaaagacttagaaatgcatgaattttttttcaatcaaaaatcaaaatcaaagagttgacttaaaaaaaatttcgggaaaCACAAGATCacgatgtttcatacatttctatgacaaaacaaaaaaaccgcaTCACTTCCACGTAAAAAGCCGCAAATTTtcggaaaaccgcgtaaaaaaaagacctcagtgtactgcgACGCTTCTTCAATGTGCATCTATAGAAACCTAAATTCacattattttttctaagtgtgtgtaGGCTTTTGAAGTACACCAAAAATATTTCGTGTGGCAGGACATCTGCTCCCGTGGTTTGAAGAGGAATTCTGCCTGACAAGTAGTCTGCTGGTTTCATTTTTCATGCATGGTGAGCTTAGTGTAATTGTAAAAAGTTTCTGACGACAACATAATACGTATAAATCGAAAactgttattaaataaaaactatttcaaaattatgctgGACACGCTCTTACTCAACAGACTGTAAATCAAAAGTTCCGATCGAAACACCCTTAACTATTCATACTCTAATAAATTATTTGTTTCATCCAAATAGTTCTAGAAAGAAACTAGTAAGGGGTGCACTTTATCTAATCTACTTCAACCGTCCAAATACTGAATATTGTGCTAGAATGAACTGGGCTATTTTACGAGGCACTAGGTTATCGAAGTCACACTATCATACTTTTCGAGATATCATACCTTTACTCTTACAATATAGTTTACATCAAAAGccaattttttagttgtttatGGAGTTCAAATAATTTCTTGTTAATTCAAAATGGAAATATGCGGGATGCATCAGAAGCTATAAAATCAAAATCGAGGAAAAACACGACGacaatctaatgtcgttttcgtttttaaattgcactacaccggtgtaggtaaGGTGGCACTGAaatcgttcgtttttgccaattgcactacaccagtgctacactttttctgcaccgacaccactggtgtagcactcatcaaaagtatggtgtagctctgtgcaatggaatcgtttatggtagtccatggttactgtttatgttttcgtcatttttgttcgtttattcatgcctccgtgtagcactgcaccggtgtagtgcaaattaaaaacgaaaacgccataagccaTAGATCACTCTTCGAGCGATTAACTTCGTATGCGTTACCAAGGAAACTGAAATTCGCATGTTCGAATAGCTCTGAACACAACAACGCGAGTACGCCTGATAGACACCGTCGCAGGCGCCTACAATTGACAAACATCTCGAGGGTGGGAAACTGTTCTCTCTCTTACACCGCCGGCGTCCACATGGTCAAGTTCGTCAATGAGAAATGTACGAGAATTTGCCCGGGCAGAGTATGTAGGAGAACTTGACCGAGTGACCACCTTACATATCCAACTCTCTCGGGAACTCGTCAGTTTGCGGTCCGGAGTTACCAGCAGCGGTTGGCGGTTACGATTTCTCCTCGATCAACAAGTAAAACGCGGTGAGACAAATTACTATTGTGTTACTTCTGCACATTCCTTTCGTTTGATTTGCTAGTACTAAATTAGGTGGTAATTTGTGAAACATGACATTGAACCGTCGATAATGCGTATGAAAAATGAATCATCGTTACCAGAATTCGTTCTTAGTAGCAGTTACACGCACCGTAGATGCAATTTTGTTCTTAGCATAATCTGTGGAGGCATCTGTCGTGAATGAGGATCTTCGAATCAAGCTATGACCATAGAGAGAAGTTCCGAGGATTTCCGTCGTGAAGTCTCCCATTTTCAATCAACATCagattttatttatcaattgTTGACGGTTGACCGTTCGATCGTTTTTACGCAATTTTGAACTAAACGTAGTGCAACAGTTCTTAAATTACTTCTCGAAGTCGTTTGTCCCCCGACGCACACGAACTTCTCAAaggaaaattgataaaaatagacAACTCAACAACCGAGGAGTAACAAAAATGCGGAGAAAAAAGTTTGGTGCCATTTCCCATAGTATAGTGACGAGTTTTGTGTTGTACCTGTTGTTACTCTAAAGATCCGATGGCGAATTTTACAGAACTTcatgaacaacaacaacaacagtttGTAATTTAATACgggatattgaaaaaaaattgttcatttttatcattgtaattttgtgatcgacAATTAACGGTATAATATCAAGTCAAAGATTAGTTAATTGCTAATTGATCATTTATTTTTGGGTAAACCAAAGATACATAGACGCAAAATAGTTCCACTACACTACAATGTTTACTAAATTTTAACTGTTTCTCTACCGGCGAGTGTCATTGTCAACAATTAACGTCGTATGTCGCGTCGGCACGGTTTACGATCCTAAAATGTTACGTAGCTCATTGTGATTGTTCGTATGCACGATTGACGAATGTTGGAGTCGAAAATACGTTTCAGGGTCATTAACATTTCTAggcaaataatgttactgagccAATACATTAATTTCTGCAAATCCATAATTAATCGATTTACGTAAGAAAATGACCGAAATATTTatgacttagaaaaaaaaaacaaaatgttagaTGAAAAATCAAACAGTTGATTATATAAACAAGTGCATATTCATGAGCTCAGCATCGTACTGAGCGGCAGGGGAATTATCGGCAAATAAGTTTTGCACAATGTAAAGTAAATCCActtgttttcaaataaaatggaCAAGCGAtggatgaaaataaaaaaatatatcattttGTGAAAATGTCGTTGAAATCGTTCCGAAACGAAAAAGttaacgaaaaatttcaaactaaCAGAATAAATCTAAtacatattccagaacgaatcaCATCGACTTCAAAAACACGATCCAACTGTTCAATAGCTATTACCAGAACAAATTCCGGTGTGGAAACTCGCGTGTCGCGGTGCTGGAAACCCCCTAGAAACAAAGTACACAGTATCACATGATCCATTTGCTGATTCTAAGGAAGCACGGTATACTAATTGGCACTTATATTTGATTATCCAGTATAGATAGACGAAGCTCAAATGATGATAAAATTACAAATAGTGCCGACTTGATCCCCTTAGAATGAAATCAGTCTTCTGAACAGCTGCGCCATCATACGTTAGCGCATTCAACATAATATGTCAAATGTATCACTTGCTCTACAGAGTTGAGAACTGAGTGGCCAGCGTACGACTCTGTTTCCAAAATTGATTCTTTTTCCTAAATCTTTAACCAGACCAATTTTAAACCACTTATTAATACTTATTAACGAAAAACTCTTGCTGTCGGTTTTCAGAATCTATTCACGAgcaaatttgaatgaaattttgtcgttaatacgacttactttactatggggtgccttttcaaaatttactctctgagagagtgataagtttttgatcgtgaatatctcttgttgtatctaacgaatcaacataatttttgctacatgccatcggaaatatgatcacaattttatgataaaaatttcagttgtatgacataatctcaaacaaatcagaattaaacttttctgaaatgtttggtataaatgagtatcaaagaggttaatttataaggcgcgtttgcctttctcgtatttttaaagctcgtaGCTCAGTgaactgtgaaaggatttatataatctaactagcaatagaatcgaaatttttcaacttaaacgtgtatagcaaaagcattgaagtatttcaatagtacactattgaaaaacctgtctcgtttgacccatgtcaacatcagccaatcagaacgcgttctgaggaatagaacaaaatatctgctgctgtgcaacaaatcgttcgataaaaatgttccgaacagttttgaatatcgtagtgagttccacaatttggcccttctgaaaggcaggaatgaatatcgtacagcatcctgatagtttctttcaatgaaatgcaaaaccAAAATCAAATAATCGAGattaaaaattctatatgctgctatttgtaTAGCCGCTAGGACCGCCCATCagtgaaaaagttacaaacgaaatcacgtaaaaagaatcctcttaacaaaaattggatcagttaggattctatcgccactgcaagcAGATGTATTGTATGTCGttagcaaagctagtttcgcttccgacaagagcgattacgtcagagctgccagttgtttgcattggtgaaaaaacaacggaaagaggagaacggtggagagcatcacacaaaatcagccgttctaatggctctaaaagttttctaaagaactataaggatttctttttcgcaaattgagggtaaatatcctcagtttagtgcaaatctagaacagtttgattagatttgtgcacttttcgctgtgtgaaattcacagtaatcgagatcaagtgaagccttctttgtttttgcgaaaaaatgtgaaaaaggggaatgcttgcataattcatacaattgatcaactaattgatattcggaagcgttaaggaacatgtcagttgttttcgtattcacgacatccagttatgtctctgacattacccacccgcctttttaaaaaacaaatttataccaCACTTggattttttcttaaattgaatgggATTTTCTGAAACTACAATTAGCATTCCTAGTATGCAATATGTGCTCATAATATGCATGCATGGAAAAATCCAGAGTATTTTAAAAAATCGTAATATATATAAAATCCATAACATTAGAAAAATGTGCAAGAAAGTTTGTACTTTAAAATGATCATTATTAATCACGAACCATTCGAATCTTCGTCAAATGTATAAGAATAGATCAATCACACGATCTTCTAACATTGATTCTTAATCATCATTAAACGTGGAAACCCCTGAAATGAATCAGCTCTCATTGTTATACatataaaatatcaaaataaaattttatcaaattttgttttgatctaCTGATCGGGAACATATGCATAAAAACCTATTATATGTTTCTCATATCATTTCGCCATGACACAAGCGAAATAAGCTTTCGATAATATCTTTCAGAATTTCGAAATTCCTGAGAAGTACCATTAGTCTGTTTATGTTGGTGATGAGAGGTTCTAGATTCGCATAAATCATCTCGGAACGAAAGAATTATTGTACGTGCGCTTGTACGGACAAATTGATTCGAATTGGATGCATAATGTCTTCCCTGATCAAAATCATACTGCACTTGATGATCGAGGTCGTTCAAAACTTCGACAAAATCATTGCCTctcgaacggcgcataaaaatccACAGAAGGCTCATTTGCAGCTGAGTACAGAATCCATATTTCACGGCGTTAACGAACCACATAG
This genomic window from Malaya genurostris strain Urasoe2022 chromosome 1, Malgen_1.1, whole genome shotgun sequence contains:
- the LOC131425452 gene encoding proton-coupled amino acid transporter 1-like, whose protein sequence is MPNTVEVLQPKKSDGLEVNRQNGRSIEGQTNQAFELTDVESAQRPPPDYHKDTATSQAGGHGVDSEHPTTYLESIMHIFKGNVGPGLYAMGQAFYNGGIIVSPILTILLGITCVHSQHLLLKSAAKMKLKRPNTHHLPDFADTVELCFTHGPLRFQRWAGVMRIAVNVFICITQLGFCTVYFGFISNNLKQIYDFYGIHLDVRLHMLIILLPILLPSLIRNLKYLAWCMTLANACMILGTCITTYYAVQELPSISERNYFSSWGQLPLYFGTAIFAFEGIALVLPLHNAMKKPSDFGRPLGVLNVGMCVVTLIFTFLGFVGYLKWGDNVKSSLTLNLPDDEVLAQSVKVMVSLGILLGYALQFFIAIQIMLPTVLKRVSCGTNNPVLVEVIFRTMVVLVTFTVAESILNVGALISLIGALCSTSLALVFPPVLELILGLADKECRDSGQADVTQRADRIGWFIWTKNIFILALALFIFVTGTFESLEAIQHKE